Proteins encoded in a region of the Drosophila sechellia strain sech25 chromosome 2L, ASM438219v1, whole genome shotgun sequence genome:
- the LOC6617207 gene encoding RNA-binding protein 7: protein MDLQLLMQQMYSGASVMTISERNLNCYSYGIPSGQHQLQPIYPFLPTENGDQVVGQLDDDDEEEEDEEQRTLFCGNLDERVTEEILYEVFLQAGPIEGVRIPTDNNGRPRNFGFVTYQRLCAVPFALDLYHGLELFQKKVTIKQQGCKQLPAYNQSRLRPFMMEAPPQPSPVRHARHSLHDGKPYDRNPFGHNGDQRRRSESSVMERNRLKPQQHHQHMQGGSRRSDQRHNNKRRLL from the coding sequence ATGGACTTGCAGTTACTAATGCAGCAAATGTATAGTGGTGCGTCGGTCATGACGATTTCGGAAAGGAACTTAAATTGTTACAGTTATGGAATTCCATCTGGCCAGCACCAACTGCAGCCAATTTACCCTTTTCTGCCCACTGAAAACGGTGATCAGGTGGTTGGGCAActggacgacgacgacgaggaggaggaggacgaggagcaaCGGACTCTGTTCTGCGGCAATCTCGACGAGCGCGTGACGGAGGAGATCCTTTACGAGGTGTTCCTGCAAGCCGGCCCCATCGAAGGAGTGCGGATACCGACCGACAACAATGGGCGTCCCCGGAATTTCGGATTTGTCACATACCAACGCCTGTGTGCGGTGCCCTTCGCCCTGGACTTGTACCACGGCCTTGAACTGTTCCAAAAGAAAGTCACTATCAAGCAGCAGGGCTGCAAGCAGCTACCTGCCTACAACCAAAGTCGTCTACGCCCGTTCATGATGGAGGCTCCACCGCAGCCATCGCCAGTGCGTCACGCCCGCCACAGTTTGCATGACGGCAAGCCGTACGATCGGAATCCGTTTGGACACAACGGCGATCAACGGCGCCGGAGCGAAAGCTCCGTAATGGAACGCAACCGGCTAAAGCCACAGCAACACCACCAGCACATGCAGGGAGGCAGCAGAAGATCGGACCAACGCCACAACAACAAACGCAGATTGCTTTAA